The proteins below are encoded in one region of Maribacter aestuarii:
- a CDS encoding TPM domain-containing protein — protein sequence MEKNCIFEIAQLNRGMIKKTVLLLFIAISTTVLCQNRYMELREIVTDSAGIFNPNQLSTLKEKLTAFEQETTNQLVVVTVQSLGYETIESYANGLFNQNGLGQKGKDNGLLILFSEMDREVRIEVGYGLEPYITDAVASRIIRNTMIPNFKEDKYFEGISQATDQLISLLRDPEALDEFKEEIQRSEDRNTLIGAGFLLLFICVFVGVGGFFFYRSYSGLIEIFRGIFIGKLGLLPGLFLIFSAALSSVFGLVFLAVPLGVVATICWPELLPVSYFLERPSLLLWLLIPFFGISILIAFIKIKFFGKDDFKLSLISNDKAYYRKTFSSTGTHSFGSSSSGGSSSSFSGGGGSSGGGGASGSW from the coding sequence TTGGAGAAGAACTGTATCTTTGAAATAGCACAACTCAATAGGGGTATGATTAAAAAAACCGTACTACTTCTTTTTATAGCTATTTCCACCACTGTTCTATGTCAAAACAGATATATGGAACTACGTGAAATAGTAACGGATAGTGCGGGTATTTTCAATCCAAATCAGTTATCTACGCTTAAAGAAAAATTGACTGCTTTTGAGCAAGAGACTACCAATCAACTGGTTGTGGTAACAGTACAAAGTTTAGGATATGAGACTATCGAGTCCTACGCGAACGGTCTGTTTAATCAAAACGGCTTAGGACAAAAGGGAAAGGATAATGGACTGTTAATCTTATTTTCAGAAATGGACAGGGAAGTTCGCATCGAGGTCGGGTATGGTTTGGAGCCTTATATTACCGATGCTGTTGCCTCAAGAATTATTAGGAATACCATGATTCCGAATTTTAAAGAGGATAAATATTTTGAGGGCATATCACAAGCCACAGATCAATTGATTTCTCTCTTAAGGGACCCAGAAGCACTAGATGAATTTAAGGAGGAAATACAACGCAGTGAGGATAGAAACACATTGATTGGTGCTGGCTTCTTACTGCTCTTCATTTGTGTATTCGTGGGTGTAGGTGGTTTTTTCTTCTACAGATCTTATAGTGGTTTGATTGAGATTTTTAGGGGAATTTTTATCGGAAAGCTAGGACTACTGCCGGGATTATTCTTGATTTTTTCAGCAGCGCTCTCTTCTGTTTTCGGCCTCGTATTTTTAGCAGTCCCCTTGGGAGTGGTTGCGACCATTTGTTGGCCGGAACTGTTACCAGTGTCTTATTTTTTGGAACGTCCTAGTCTATTGTTATGGCTATTAATTCCTTTTTTTGGTATTTCCATACTCATCGCTTTTATCAAAATCAAATTTTTTGGAAAGGATGATTTCAAACTTTCCTTAATTTCCAATGATAAGGCCTACTATAGGAAAACATTTTCCTCAACGGGGACGCATTCTTTTGGCTCCAGTTCTTCCGGCGGAAGCTCAAGTAGTTTTTCAGGAGGTGGCGGCAGTTCCGGGGGAGGCGGCGCCAGTGGCAGTTGGTAA
- a CDS encoding ABC transporter ATP-binding protein, protein MADKKVSILTAFKTIIWPRRKLVFLGLVLIVISKAASFVAPVSLRYFLDDIVPNKDYDLLKILVAVVIFSFFVQGLMSFLLTKVLSIQAQYMISELRAQVQKQVLSLPLRFFDNTKSGALVSRIMSDVEGVRNLIGTGLVQLVGGTITAVVSLILLLRISPGMTLLTFIPLVLFAIIALKAFKIIRPVFRDRGKINAEVKGRLTETLGGIRVIKGFNAEAQEAKVFENGVDKLYQNVKKSLTATAVMTSSSTFLLGLATTGIMMGYGGYKMMEGELTTGQYFEFTFLLALMIAPIVQMSNIGSQLTEALAGLDRTEELMNEVSEANEKERTVQLSNIHGDMSFEDVSFAYEEDKDVLHNISFKVKSGDVIALVGSSGSGKSTIAGLAATFLNPDSGKITVDGIDLAKVDLTSFRQFLGVVLQDDFLFEGTIKDNILFPRPNASEEELQKAVKGAYVDEFTDRFEDGLETLIGERGVKLSGGQRQRIAIARAVLADPKILILDEATSNLDTESEALIQKSLATLTEGRTTFVIAHRLSTIRKANQILVIENGRIAEQGTHDELIATEGRYYNLFTYQARI, encoded by the coding sequence ATGGCAGACAAAAAAGTTAGTATTCTTACCGCGTTCAAAACAATAATTTGGCCCAGACGAAAGTTAGTTTTCCTTGGACTGGTATTAATTGTAATAAGTAAAGCAGCGAGTTTCGTCGCGCCAGTATCACTTCGCTATTTTTTGGATGACATCGTACCCAATAAAGATTATGACCTCCTCAAAATACTAGTGGCCGTAGTTATATTTTCCTTTTTCGTACAAGGTCTTATGTCTTTTCTTTTGACCAAGGTACTTAGCATACAAGCACAATACATGATTTCCGAGCTTAGGGCACAGGTACAGAAACAAGTGCTTTCATTACCCCTTCGATTTTTTGATAATACCAAATCAGGGGCTTTGGTCTCAAGGATTATGAGTGATGTTGAAGGTGTTCGAAACCTAATTGGAACGGGATTGGTGCAGTTGGTGGGCGGAACCATTACGGCGGTCGTATCACTAATACTTTTATTAAGAATAAGTCCGGGTATGACATTGCTAACTTTTATTCCTCTTGTTTTATTTGCCATAATCGCCTTAAAAGCTTTTAAAATTATCCGTCCCGTTTTTCGTGACCGTGGTAAAATAAATGCGGAAGTTAAAGGACGTTTAACCGAAACTCTTGGCGGAATACGGGTAATCAAAGGGTTTAATGCGGAAGCTCAAGAAGCAAAAGTATTTGAAAATGGTGTGGACAAATTATACCAGAACGTAAAAAAGAGTTTAACCGCCACTGCCGTGATGACAAGTTCGTCAACTTTTCTTTTAGGCTTGGCCACTACAGGAATAATGATGGGATATGGTGGCTACAAAATGATGGAAGGAGAATTAACGACGGGACAATATTTTGAATTTACTTTTTTATTGGCCCTGATGATTGCCCCAATCGTACAGATGAGTAATATTGGAAGTCAGTTAACAGAAGCGTTGGCCGGTCTTGACCGGACGGAAGAACTAATGAACGAAGTATCTGAAGCAAATGAAAAAGAGCGTACCGTTCAGCTTTCAAATATTCATGGCGATATGTCTTTTGAAGATGTTTCCTTTGCTTATGAAGAAGACAAGGATGTTCTGCACAATATTAGTTTTAAGGTAAAATCTGGGGATGTAATAGCTTTGGTCGGTAGTTCGGGGTCAGGTAAATCCACTATTGCTGGTTTGGCAGCTACTTTTTTGAATCCAGATTCAGGCAAGATTACGGTAGACGGGATTGATTTGGCAAAAGTCGATTTGACCAGTTTTCGACAGTTTTTAGGCGTTGTTTTGCAAGATGATTTCTTATTTGAGGGTACCATAAAAGATAATATCCTCTTCCCTAGACCCAACGCCTCGGAAGAAGAATTGCAAAAGGCGGTAAAAGGGGCCTATGTTGATGAATTTACGGATAGGTTCGAAGATGGGCTAGAAACCTTGATTGGGGAACGTGGCGTAAAACTATCAGGTGGACAGCGACAGCGAATTGCTATTGCACGTGCGGTTTTGGCCGATCCTAAAATCCTGATTCTTGATGAAGCTACTTCTAACTTGGATACGGAGAGTGAGGCTTTGATCCAAAAAAGTTTGGCCACGCTCACTGAGGGAAGAACAACTTTTGTTATTGCCCACCGTTTAAGCACGATTCGTAAAGCCAACCAAATTTTAGTGATTGAAAACGGCCGTATTGCGGAACAAGGTACCCATGATGAATTGATTGCAACCGAGGGAAGGTATTATAATTTGTTCACCTACCAAGCGAGGATTTAA
- a CDS encoding cold-shock protein — protein MSKGTVKFFNDTKGFGFITEEGVEKDHFVHISGLVDEIREGDEVEFDLQEGNKGLNAVNVKVI, from the coding sequence ATGAGTAAAGGAACAGTAAAATTTTTCAACGACACAAAAGGTTTTGGATTCATCACTGAAGAAGGAGTTGAAAAAGATCACTTTGTACACATTTCTGGATTAGTAGATGAAATTCGTGAAGGCGATGAAGTCGAATTTGATTTACAAGAAGGTAACAAAGGTCTAAACGCAGTAAACGTAAAAGTTATCTAA
- a CDS encoding DEAD/DEAH box helicase: MAFKKLHNDIKETLKRLEITSPTNFQTKSIPVIKSGVNTFCIAPKDAGKTTTLILTTLQKLKCEAVGNAPRAVVLVENKEKALELYDAFLTYTKYNSLRVYVGYEELHIDIQKSEIFEGIDILISTPKTMNKLFLLNGVSTSELKLLSIDDAEFLIQKSDYQAMVSITQSIIKCQYVLYAEKLHPKLKRFESNFMEHSKLIKA, translated from the coding sequence ATGGCTTTTAAAAAATTACATAATGATATAAAGGAAACCTTAAAACGTCTAGAAATTACTAGTCCTACGAATTTTCAGACCAAAAGTATTCCTGTTATAAAAAGTGGTGTTAATACTTTCTGTATCGCACCCAAAGATGCCGGCAAGACAACAACTTTGATACTTACGACCTTGCAAAAACTAAAATGTGAAGCGGTAGGCAATGCGCCAAGAGCGGTGGTTTTGGTCGAAAACAAGGAAAAGGCATTGGAATTATATGATGCCTTTTTAACCTATACCAAATATAACTCCTTACGCGTATATGTGGGATACGAAGAGCTACATATAGATATTCAGAAATCGGAAATTTTTGAAGGTATAGATATCCTCATATCTACACCCAAGACTATGAACAAGCTATTTTTATTAAACGGGGTAAGCACGTCCGAACTAAAGCTATTGAGTATAGACGATGCCGAATTCCTCATTCAAAAATCGGACTACCAAGCAATGGTCTCTATTACTCAAAGTATTATAAAATGTCAATATGTATTGTATGCCGAAAAATTACATCCGAAACTGAAACGTTTTGAATCCAATTTTATGGAACATTCCAAATTAATAAAGGCTTAG
- a CDS encoding 2Fe-2S iron-sulfur cluster-binding protein, which translates to MKDIKIKITDRDGILHEIDAPTDMNMNLMEVVRSYELAPEGTIGICGGMAMCASCQCYVKSDHVLPEMSDDEEAMLSEAFHVQDNSRLGCQLHINADMDGLEVELAPEEI; encoded by the coding sequence TTGAAAGATATTAAAATCAAAATAACCGACCGGGACGGTATCCTTCACGAAATTGACGCCCCTACGGATATGAACATGAACCTTATGGAAGTGGTACGTTCCTATGAACTGGCCCCGGAGGGTACTATTGGTATATGTGGTGGGATGGCCATGTGCGCCTCGTGTCAGTGCTATGTTAAATCCGACCATGTACTACCAGAAATGTCGGACGATGAGGAAGCTATGTTATCGGAGGCATTTCATGTACAGGATAATTCCCGATTGGGTTGTCAATTACATATTAATGCCGATATGGACGGGTTGGAAGTTGAACTCGCCCCAGAAGAAATTTAA
- a CDS encoding four helix bundle protein yields the protein MAFQRFEDILVWQKAQNLSVFIYQNFLKSKDFGFRDQITRASVSISNNIAEGFERRTNPDFIRFLYFALASNSEVRSMLYLSQRLKFLDDPTTKELIDKTNEILKMLYGLIKSMKDQPNS from the coding sequence TTGGCTTTTCAGAGATTTGAAGATATATTGGTTTGGCAGAAAGCCCAGAATTTATCAGTTTTTATCTATCAAAACTTTTTAAAGAGCAAAGATTTTGGCTTTCGTGACCAGATTACGAGAGCATCAGTATCGATTTCAAATAATATTGCCGAAGGTTTTGAACGACGAACGAATCCTGATTTCATCCGTTTTTTATATTTTGCTTTGGCCTCCAATAGTGAAGTTAGATCAATGCTTTATTTATCGCAACGACTTAAGTTCTTGGACGATCCGACGACCAAAGAGTTAATCGATAAAACCAATGAAATATTAAAAATGTTATACGGGTTGATTAAATCTATGAAAGATCAACCTAATTCCTAA
- a CDS encoding NAD(P)/FAD-dependent oxidoreductase, which yields MIKTDILIIGAGPTGLFAVFEAGLLQLKCHLIDALPQAGGQCSEIYPKKPIYDIPGFPEVLAGELVDNLMEQIKPFQPGFTLGERAETIEKLEDGSFIVTTNKGTKHHAPIVAIAGGLGSFEPRKPLLENLRKYEDKGVAYIIKDPEVYRNKKIVIAGGGDSALDWSIFLADVAAEVTLVHRRNEFRGALDSVEKVQQLKNEGKINLITPAEIVKLNGEDKLSSVTIRKTSNAAENIELEVDNFIPLFGLSPKLGPIADWGLEIEKNAIKVDNTLDYQTNILGIYAIGDVNTYPGKLKLILCGFHEATLMCQSAYQRIYPDKKYVMKYTTVGGVTGFDGSKKEAPKAVVKAIE from the coding sequence ATGATTAAGACAGATATATTAATTATAGGAGCGGGACCTACGGGTCTTTTTGCCGTTTTTGAAGCAGGACTTTTGCAGTTAAAATGCCATTTAATAGATGCTTTACCACAGGCAGGGGGACAATGTTCCGAAATCTATCCAAAGAAACCCATTTATGATATTCCAGGTTTTCCAGAGGTACTGGCAGGAGAATTGGTAGATAATTTAATGGAACAGATTAAACCTTTTCAGCCTGGATTTACACTGGGGGAAAGGGCCGAGACGATTGAAAAATTGGAAGATGGTTCATTTATAGTTACTACCAATAAAGGAACAAAACATCACGCACCGATTGTTGCTATTGCAGGTGGGCTAGGAAGCTTTGAACCTAGAAAACCGTTACTGGAAAATCTGCGTAAATACGAGGATAAAGGGGTAGCTTATATCATAAAGGACCCAGAAGTGTACCGTAATAAGAAAATTGTCATAGCAGGGGGAGGGGATTCAGCCTTGGATTGGAGTATTTTTTTGGCCGATGTGGCAGCTGAGGTTACCTTGGTACATCGACGAAATGAATTCAGGGGCGCTCTAGATTCCGTGGAAAAAGTACAGCAACTAAAGAACGAAGGAAAAATAAATTTAATTACTCCTGCTGAGATCGTTAAACTAAACGGCGAGGATAAATTATCCTCGGTAACCATCAGAAAAACATCTAACGCTGCTGAGAACATTGAACTCGAGGTAGATAATTTTATTCCACTTTTTGGATTATCACCAAAATTGGGACCTATTGCCGATTGGGGATTGGAAATTGAAAAGAATGCGATAAAGGTGGATAACACGTTGGACTATCAGACCAATATCCTTGGTATTTATGCCATCGGTGATGTAAATACCTATCCCGGCAAATTAAAATTGATTCTATGCGGTTTTCACGAGGCTACGCTTATGTGCCAGAGCGCTTATCAGCGTATCTATCCAGATAAGAAATACGTAATGAAATATACTACCGTAGGTGGGGTTACCGGTTTTGATGGCAGCAAGAAGGAAGCACCTAAAGCAGTTGTAAAAGCAATTGAATAG
- a CDS encoding NifU family protein produces MTSDELRMNVEKALEEIRPFLQSDGGDITLISIDNENSVKVRLEGACVGCTVNQMTLKSGVEMTIKKYAPQIEEVINIS; encoded by the coding sequence ATGACTTCGGACGAACTAAGAATGAACGTAGAAAAGGCCTTGGAGGAAATCCGACCTTTCTTGCAGAGCGATGGCGGTGATATTACCTTGATTTCAATCGATAATGAAAACTCTGTTAAAGTAAGATTGGAAGGTGCTTGCGTTGGTTGTACGGTAAACCAGATGACTTTAAAAAGTGGGGTGGAAATGACGATAAAAAAGTACGCCCCTCAAATTGAAGAAGTCATTAATATCAGTTAG
- a CDS encoding Mrp/NBP35 family ATP-binding protein: protein MKIDKKDVLKALEQITVPGEGQNMVESGAVKNVMIFGDEVEIDITINNPSLQARKKTEVEILKIVHREVYEKAKIKINIKVDAPVAKPKANEIKGKPIPGIQNIIAVASGKGGVGKSTVTANLAVTLAKMGFKVGLLDADIYGPSMPIMFDVAQEKPLAVNINGKSKMKPVESYGVKLLSIGFFTQPNQAVIWRGPMASKALNQMIFDAHWGEIDFMLLDLPPGTGDIHLSIMQAMPVTGAVIVSTPQEVALADARKGVAMFQQDSINVPVLGIVENMAYFTPSELPDNKYYIFGKEGAKHLAEDLKVPFLGEIPLVQSIREAGDVGRPAAMQTATPIEAAFEEITKNVVQETVNRNKSIPPTEAIKITTMAGCAAVTNK, encoded by the coding sequence ATGAAAATAGATAAAAAGGACGTTTTAAAAGCATTGGAGCAAATAACCGTTCCTGGTGAGGGCCAGAATATGGTTGAAAGTGGTGCGGTCAAAAATGTGATGATTTTTGGCGATGAGGTAGAAATAGACATCACCATTAACAATCCCAGTTTACAGGCTCGTAAAAAGACCGAAGTGGAGATTTTAAAAATCGTTCATAGAGAGGTCTACGAAAAGGCGAAAATCAAAATTAATATAAAGGTCGATGCTCCAGTGGCCAAACCGAAAGCAAACGAAATTAAGGGAAAACCCATACCGGGTATCCAGAATATTATTGCGGTAGCATCGGGCAAGGGAGGTGTTGGTAAATCTACGGTAACGGCAAATTTGGCCGTAACCCTTGCAAAGATGGGCTTTAAAGTGGGACTATTGGATGCGGATATTTATGGCCCTTCTATGCCCATTATGTTTGATGTTGCCCAAGAAAAGCCTTTGGCGGTTAACATAAATGGTAAATCCAAAATGAAGCCGGTAGAAAGTTATGGTGTCAAGTTACTGTCCATTGGTTTTTTCACCCAACCCAATCAGGCGGTGATTTGGAGAGGTCCCATGGCGTCCAAAGCTTTGAACCAAATGATTTTTGATGCCCACTGGGGCGAGATAGATTTTATGCTGTTAGACTTACCTCCGGGAACGGGCGACATTCATTTGAGCATCATGCAGGCCATGCCGGTAACAGGGGCTGTGATTGTGAGTACACCACAGGAAGTGGCCTTGGCAGATGCGCGCAAAGGGGTGGCCATGTTTCAGCAAGACTCCATCAACGTACCCGTCTTGGGCATTGTGGAGAATATGGCGTATTTTACACCTAGCGAATTGCCGGATAATAAGTATTATATTTTTGGAAAAGAGGGTGCAAAACACTTGGCGGAAGATTTAAAAGTTCCGTTTTTGGGAGAGATTCCTTTGGTACAAAGTATAAGGGAAGCAGGGGATGTGGGTCGCCCGGCCGCAATGCAAACGGCTACTCCAATAGAGGCTGCATTTGAGGAAATAACAAAAAATGTGGTTCAGGAAACTGTAAATAGAAATAAAAGTATACCTCCAACGGAGGCTATTAAAATAACAACAATGGCAGGTTGTGCTGCCGTTACAAATAAGTAG